GTACTGTTGTATCTTGCCACCATTGTTGGTCATCATACCAAGCTGGGATGAAATATTTCATAATTACCTCCTTACCAATATTGATTCAAAAACGACTTATATTTATCAAAATATAAATAGGTACGAATTGTTTCTGCAATATTAATGCTGATATAAATTAATACAATCAGTTGCACTGCAAAATAAATTTCTGTAGATAAATGTGGTACAAGTAACGTGCAATAAAGTGGTATACCGATAATAACTGTAACTAATGCAGAACCAAACCAGCACATGCGTCGAGCATTACGGTTTAAATAACGTTCAGTATCTTTACCAGGCTTTACTGTTAAGAAATAATTTCCACTTTTCAAAAAATCTTTTGCTTTTTGTTTAGTATTTATTAAAAATCTTGATAAAAAGTACCCTAACATTAACTGGATGATTAAATAAATCGAAATACCGATTGCGCTATCAAATGTCAGCATCTGTAGATCATCAGATATATCATCATTAAATATAGATAAGATAAAATGTATGCCACTTTTTAAGAAAACAAATACTGAAATACTCATCATTAAAGTAATACTACCTGCAGGATTTACTTTCCAAGACAAGTACGATTTCATATTTGTTGCTGACACATTCATTAAATCAATGTAAGGTAATCTAACTTCAACTAATTCAATAAATAATAAAATAATTAATGTGATGATCACGAGAATTAATAATAATGTGATGATTAAATGGCCTGCATCGATATGTTCAAACCTTTGATGCATCATTGATTTAATAATACTAACCATCACAATAGGCATCGGACCTGCAATGCCATAGCGACTATTTTTATCAGCTAGCCAAACAAGTAACATCGTTCCGGTAATCAAAATTAATATCATCAAATAAATGTTTTCATGATGTACACGATCTTTCATAACGTATTCATGGATTACAAAATAACTTTGAATCACACTTAAAATTAAAGTTAAAATGCGTTCCTTATAATGTTTCTCTAAACGAGTTTGTTTCATATACTTATCCATGTTTCTATATGAAATAAGCATCAATATAATCATTGATGTTAGCCATGGTCCTAAACCGAGCGTGAAAATATTCAATGTATTAACGTCGCCACCCATATTAGAAATTGCTATCTTAAAAAACGACTCATGTTTTACCTGCATATCGCCATATGAAACAATCGAAATATTTGTGCCTAAAATATATATAAACAAGATAAAACATGTGTAAAGCATACGTTTGTATACAATTTTATATTCATATTGTTGTAAAAGTTTTATCATGTTACACCTCTTCAATTTCAAAGCATTAAAAAGACTAAGGATTCATCACTAATAATTGAAAATCCTATATCGATTTTTCTAGTGATTGGTGCCTCAGTCTTTTTAATTTTGTTATCTATACGCTCTAATTATGCTTGCGTATCATCTTCTTTGTCTTCGTCATTCTTTTTCTTTCTTTTCATTAGTCCTAGACCAATTAATAGTGTCATGACGCCACCTAATAATCCGCCTTGTTTAATTGAATCACCTGTATCTGGCAATTTCTTATCACTATGTGTTGTTGTAGTATCTTCCTTCATTGCTTCAGATGTTTCGCTAAATGTTGACTGAGAATGTGTTGCTGACTGAGAAACATTTGTATTCGGTGCCATTGACTCACTAGTTGATGTTGACGCACTTGCGATTTGTGTATGACTTGTACTCGTTGAATCTGACGGATACATAGAGTCAGATTCAGATATGCTTGTTGAAATCGAGTCCGACATAGAGCTAGACTCACTAATTGATGTTGATTCAGACGTACTTGTTGAAACGGACATGCTCAATGATTCTGATGTGCTGGTTGAATCTGAACCAGACATACTCATTGAATTAGAGTTGCTAATTGAAGCCGAGTTGAGTGTCGAACTAGACATACTTTGTGATTCAGATGTACTGATTGAAGTGGAATCACTTAATGACTCAGAACTACTTGTTGAATCTGATAGGCTCTCTGATTGAGACATACTATTTGATGCGGATTCACTCGTCAACGTTGAGCCACTTACTGATTCTGAAACACTGACTGACGTTGAGTCACTTGTCGAAATAAATATCACTTTGCTTTGAGAATCACTGACACTCACTGAATCGGACTCGCTCATACTATCTGAAGTTGATAGTGATGATGACAATGATGTACTTTGTGATATCGATGTACTTGCACTCGTTGACATTGACACTGATATTGATGTACTCAATGAAGTTGAGCCACTTGTACTTGTTGATTGACTTTGTGACATTGAATCACTTAATGATGTAGATGTACTTGTTGAGCTTGAGTCACTCATACTTGTCGATTCTGAGTTTGAACCACTAAGACTAGTAGATGTCGACTGCGATGTACTTTCGCTCGATGATGCGGATGTCGATTGTGATAATTTTAAGGAATCAGATTCGCTATTACTAGTTGATGTACTTGTTGAATCTGATAAACTTTGCGAATCACTCACACTTGTCGATTCAAAATTGCTCATACTTGTTGAGTCTGATTCTGACTCACTTACGCTCGTTGATATCGAATCGGAGTCGCTCGTACTTTGTGAGCTACTTAATGATTTTGAATCACTTAATGATTCTGAGGTACTCATACTTATTGAGTCACTCAATGATATTGATGTACTTAATGACGTTGAGTCACTTGTACTTGTTGAATCACTCGTTGATTGTGAACCACTTAGTGAATTGGACTCACTCACACTTTCTGATGCTCTCAACGATGTTGAGGTACTTAATGACGCTGAGTCACTTGTACTTGTTGAACTACTCAATGATTTCGAATCACTTAATGAATCGGACTCACTCACACTTTCTGATGCTCTCAACGATGTTGACGTACTTAATGACGTTGAATCACTTGTACTTGCTGAATCACTCATCGATTGTGAATCACTTAATGAATTGGACTCGCTCACACTTTCTGAATTTCTTAATGATGTTGACGTACTTAATGACGTTGAGTCGCTTGTACTTGTCGAGCTACTTAATGATTTTGAGGCGCTTTCTGAACTTGATTCACTTACACTTTCTGAACCACTTGTTGAGATTGAATCACTTTCCGACATCGATATACTTGTTGAATCGGAGTCGCTTGTACTTGCGCTTGCTGAGGTTGAATCACTTAATGACATTGAGATACTAGTTGAGTCTGATTGGCTCATACTCGATGATCCGGATATTGATGCACTCGTACTTTCTGATATTGACATTGAACCACTCAGACTTGCTGAGTCACTTGTCGACAGTGACACACTTTGTGAATCAGATTTACTCATACTTGTCGATGTACTTGTTGAGTCAGACATACTTTGTGAATTACTTGTAGACATCGATGTACTTGTTGAGTCTGATTGACTTGTACTTGCGCTTACTGATGTTGAATCACTTAATGACATTGAGATTGATGCTGACTCACTTGTACTCATACTTACTGATGTTGATTCACTTTGACTTGCTGAGTCAGACAAACTTGCAATTGTTGACATTCGATTAGATGTTGATTCACTTTGTGAAACACTCAGACTTGTTGATGTATTTAGTGAATCGGATTCACTTATACTTGCGCTTGCTGAGGTTGATTCACTTAACGATGCTGACGTTGAATCGGATTCACTTGTTGATGTTGAGGTACTTGCTGACTCCGATGTACTTTCTGATGCCGAATCGCTTATGCTTGATGAATCGCTAAGTGATGTTGAGGCGCTTGTTGATTCTGATTCACTTGTACTTTCGGATTTGCTTTCTGAATCTGATACACTCTCTGAATCACTTAACGATGTTGATGTGCTTGTTGATCCTGATTGACTTGTGCTTTTAGATATACTTGTTGAATCACTTAGTGACGTCGATGTTGATGTTGACTCACTTGTACTTGTTGAATGACTTGTATATGTTGATGTGCTTAGCGAATCGGATTCACTCGTGCTTGTACTTGTTGATGTTGAGTCGGATTTACTTGCACTCATTGACGTTGAACCGGACTCACTTGTGCTTGTTGAATCACTTAGCGATGTTGAGGTACTTAATGAATCGGATTTGCTTGCACTGATTGAATCGCTTGTCGATTCTGATGTACTTACCGAATTAGACTTACTTGTACTTGTCGAATCACTTAATGATGTTGATAAGCTTGTTGAATCGGACATACTTGTACTCATCGACTGACTTAGTGACATCGATGCACTTGCACTCTTAGCAGTTGACGCTGATATACTGTCACTAGTTGATGCAGAAACGGATTCACTTCCACTGGTTGAGGTGCTCAATGATGTTGATGTGCTTCCAGATTCTGATGTACTGTCTGATAAGGACATACTTGTACTTGTTGAGCTGCTCAATGACTCTGATGTCGATTCTGAAGTACTTTCACTCACTGATTCACTTACAAATGTTGATAAACTTTGTGACTTCGAATCACTCGTACTGTTAGATTCACTAGCGGATATCGATGTACTTAATGACTCTGATGTAAGTTTACTTGCAGATCCACTTACTGACGTTGAGTCGCTTATTGAATCAGACTCTGACGTGCTAAGGCTTTTTGACGTACTCAATGATGCTGAAGTTTGCTCTGATACACTTGTACTTTCTGATGTTGATGTACTTGCCGAATTAGATGTGCTCGTCATAATGCTTTCTGATACTGATTCACTAGATGCTGTTGATGCAGACATACTCCCACTCGTTGAATCGCTTAATGATGTTGATAAACTTGTTGAATCAGACATACTTGTACTTGTCGAAGTTGAGGTACTCAATGACTCTGACATGCGTAATGAATTACTTAATGACATAGACTTGCTAGATGAGTCTGATTGGCTAGTGCTTAATGACTGGGATTTGCTTGTTGAATCTGATGTACTTACTGAGTCACTTAGCGATTCGGATGCACTGCTAGATTGAGATGTACTTAATGATTCACTTACTGACGTAGATTTACTTGTTGATGCTGCTAAAGAATCACTCGTACTCACTGATTCGCTCAACACTTTCGATGTGCTTAATGACTCTGATGTACTCGTTGACGTGCTTTGAGATTCTGAAAGACTTAACGATCCAGATACAGAATCACTTGTACTTGTTGAATCGCTCAATGATTCTGATGTACTCATTGATTTAGATCCACTTGTGCTTATTGATGTTGAGCTGCTCAATGACTCTGATTTGCTTGTTGATGCACTTTGAGAGTCTGCAATGCTATTTGAAATGCTTACAGATTCTGATGTGCTGACTGACTCACTCAGTGATGTGGACGTACTTATAGCATTCGATGTG
This is a stretch of genomic DNA from Staphylococcus roterodami. It encodes these proteins:
- the secY2 gene encoding accessory Sec system protein translocase subunit SecY2 is translated as MIKLLQQYEYKIVYKRMLYTCFILFIYILGTNISIVSYGDMQVKHESFFKIAISNMGGDVNTLNIFTLGLGPWLTSMIILMLISYRNMDKYMKQTRLEKHYKERILTLILSVIQSYFVIHEYVMKDRVHHENIYLMILILITGTMLLVWLADKNSRYGIAGPMPIVMVSIIKSMMHQRFEHIDAGHLIITLLLILVIITLIILLFIELVEVRLPYIDLMNVSATNMKSYLSWKVNPAGSITLMMSISVFVFLKSGIHFILSIFNDDISDDLQMLTFDSAIGISIYLIIQLMLGYFLSRFLINTKQKAKDFLKSGNYFLTVKPGKDTERYLNRNARRMCWFGSALVTVIIGIPLYCTLLVPHLSTEIYFAVQLIVLIYISINIAETIRTYLYFDKYKSFLNQYW